The Rana temporaria chromosome 4, aRanTem1.1, whole genome shotgun sequence genome contains a region encoding:
- the LOC120935678 gene encoding MAM and LDL-receptor class A domain-containing protein 1-like, with translation MLSVFPKTDVCHIDCSFDVNLCNWKQSTSDNMDWIHWNGSTPSDFTGPSFDHTTGYGYYLYINGQDSEEGDFARLESPANCFTGTHCLQFWYHMYGAAKYMMLRVSVLRDYGLEDVFTIEGDHGDMWYLEKIFLPESDIIQIFIDGVRGEDFRSDVAIDDISFYPGYCTATTTTTTTVTTKPTGSTVSSTKTTSSPDTPYITDSLMLRLATDTHLPSTQLFLAVHYY, from the exons ATGTTATCTGTGTTTCCTAAAACAGATGTATGCCATATAGATTGTTCTTTTGATGTGAACTTGTGTAACTGGAAACAATCAACGAGTGATAACATGGACTGGATACACTGGAATGGCTCAACCCCTTCCGATTTTACTGGACCATCATTTGACCACACAACAGGAT ATGGCTACTATCTATACATTAATGGACAGGATTCAGAAGAGGGAGACTTTGCAAGATTGGAGAGTCCTGCAAATTGTTTCACTGGAACTCATTGCTTACAGTTTTGGTATCACATGTATGGAGCAGCAAAATACATGATGCTGAGGGTGTCAGTACTAAGAGATTATGGTTTGGAAGATGTCTTCACTATAGAAGGAGATCATGGGGACATGTGGTATTTAGAGAAGATTTTCCTGCCTGAAAGTGATATTATCCAG ATTTTCATTGATGGTGTCAGAGGTGAAGATTTCCGCAGTGACGTTGCTATAGATGATATTTCTTTTTACCCAGGATATTGTACTG CAAcaactaccaccaccaccactgtaaCTACAAAACCGACAG GTTCTACTGTGTCATCAACTAAAACCACATCATCACCAG acactccatataTTACTGATTCTCTCATGTTAAGACTGGCAACAGACACTCATTTACCAAGCACCCAACTTTTTCTTGCAGTCCACTATTACTGA